Below is a genomic region from Bacillus mycoides.
CAAAAGAGGCTGGTCATATTGTAATGATTTGTTCTGGCCGCGCGAAAGAGGATGCTTTGAAATTATTGGAAGAATATAAACTATCTCTTCCAGTTGGAGCAAGCAATGGGGCAATTGTTTATGTGGACGGAAAAGTAATTAACTCGCGTTGTTTACAAAATGATAAAGTATACAAGCTTGCAAAATTACTAGAATCTGAAGGTTTTCCATATAAGTTGTACACAAATAAAGGGGTTTATTCTCCTTATACATGGCAAGGTCAAGTTATGCAGGCATTCGAAGAAAATAAACATACACTAGATGTTACACTTGAGGAACTTGAAAGAATTACAGAAAAACAAAAGAAATCTAACTTAATTACTGATTTCCAAAAAATAGAAGATGTCGTAAATAATCCAGAATTAGAAATATCTAAATTCTTCATTTTAACATTTAATGCTGCTCATCGTTCACAGCTATTACAAACTTTACAAGAAGATACGGACATTTCAGTTACAGCATCAGCTCCTACTAATGTAGAAATTATGGATAAGCATGGCCATAAAGGCAATGGTTTGCAAGAAATGGCAGCTTATTTCAATATACCAATTGAAGATACTGTTGCAATCGGTGACAACTTTAATGATGTGCCAATGCTACAAGTAGCCGGCTTATCAGTTGCAATGGGAAATGCTGAAGAAGACGTAAAAAAATTATGTGACGTTGTTACATTAACAAATAATGAAAACGGTGTTGCTCATGCAATTGAGCAATTTGTATTAAAACAAACTTCATCTAGTAAATAAAGTGAAACTTTAATCAGAGGTGGGGTTCCTCTGATTATTAGTTGAACCAATCGGGCTTTTACGGGAAGTTAATCTCCCACCTAACTTCCCCGCATGTGTCGAATTTTCAGGTGGGAGTCTTACTGCCCGTTAATGCGGGGTAAAAAAAGGACTCTTTCACATTTTGAAAGAGTCCTTTTCTTTTACACATGATGACAAGCAACAAAATGATCTTCACCCACATTACGGAATTCTGGTACATTCGTTTTACAAATATCTGTAGCAACGGGGCAACGTGTATGAAAACGGCAACCTGATGGTGGATTTGCAGGACTTGGAATATCCCCTTCTAGAATAATCCGTTCTCGCTTAACCGTTGGATCCGGTATTGGCACTGCTGATAACAATGCTTTTGTATATGGATGAAGCGGATTCGCAAATAACTCATCACGTGGTGCTGTTTCCACAATAGTTCCTAAATACATAATTCCAATTTTCGTACATAAGTGCTCCACAACACTTAAATCATGTGAAATGAATAAATAGGATAATCCCTTTTTCTCCTGTAATTCACTAAACAAATTAATGATTTGCGCTTGAATAGATACATCTAATGCCGCAACAGGCTCATCAGCTACAATAAATTCTGGATCTAATACCATCGCCCTTGCAATAACGATACGTTGACGTTGCCCACCGGAAAACTCATGAGGGTACCGGTCAATATGATACGGCGCTAAACCACATAACTCCAATACTTCTATCACCTTTGCACGGACATTTTCTTTCGTCGCTAGTCCGTGAGCCAACATTGGCTCACCAAGCGCTTCTCCAATTCTCATTCTTGGATTTAATGAGCTAAATGGATCTTGAAAGACGAGCTGCATATTAGGACGATGCTTTCTCAGCTCTTCTTTTGATAAAGCATGAACATCTTGACCTTTAAATTTCACTTCACCTTCTGTTTTTTGAACGAGACGGAGAATTGTTTTTCCTATCGTCGTTTTCCCACTTCCAGACTCTCCTACAAGGCCAAACACTTCTCCCTTATCAATTGTAAAGCTTACCCCATCTACCGCTTTCACATGTCCAATCGTTCTACTAAATACGCCGCCCTTAATCGGAAAATACGTTTTTAAGTTCTTCACTTCTAATAATGGTTCACTCATTGCCCAGCACGCTCCTCATATAACCAACAAGCTACTTTATGATCCTCGTCATGCACATTAAGATTTGGCGCTTCATTTTTGCATATTTCCATGCAATGTTCACAGCGGCCACTAAAGTAGCAAAACTCATCTAAGCCAACTAAATTTGGAACTTGCCCTGGAATAGAATAAAGTTTATCTGTTCGTTTCCCCATTACTGGTTTTGATTTTAGCAGCCCTTGCGTATATGGATGTTTCGGATTTTGAAATATCTCTAGTACCGGTGCCTC
It encodes:
- a CDS encoding Cof-type HAD-IIB family hydrolase, whose amino-acid sequence is MKLIALDMDGTLLSSNLEISKENLQAIQTAKEAGHIVMICSGRAKEDALKLLEEYKLSLPVGASNGAIVYVDGKVINSRCLQNDKVYKLAKLLESEGFPYKLYTNKGVYSPYTWQGQVMQAFEENKHTLDVTLEELERITEKQKKSNLITDFQKIEDVVNNPELEISKFFILTFNAAHRSQLLQTLQEDTDISVTASAPTNVEIMDKHGHKGNGLQEMAAYFNIPIEDTVAIGDNFNDVPMLQVAGLSVAMGNAEEDVKKLCDVVTLTNNENGVAHAIEQFVLKQTSSSK
- a CDS encoding ABC transporter ATP-binding protein, which gives rise to MSEPLLEVKNLKTYFPIKGGVFSRTIGHVKAVDGVSFTIDKGEVFGLVGESGSGKTTIGKTILRLVQKTEGEVKFKGQDVHALSKEELRKHRPNMQLVFQDPFSSLNPRMRIGEALGEPMLAHGLATKENVRAKVIEVLELCGLAPYHIDRYPHEFSGGQRQRIVIARAMVLDPEFIVADEPVAALDVSIQAQIINLFSELQEKKGLSYLFISHDLSVVEHLCTKIGIMYLGTIVETAPRDELFANPLHPYTKALLSAVPIPDPTVKRERIILEGDIPSPANPPSGCRFHTRCPVATDICKTNVPEFRNVGEDHFVACHHV